GCGGTCGTCCTCGACGCCCGCTCGCCGCAGGACTTCGCCCCGGGCCATCTGCGCGGCTCGGTCAACGTGCCCGCCGACGGCCGCTTCGCCGAGCAGGCCGGCATGGTTGTCGCGCCCGAGCAGGACGTCGTCGTCATCGCACCGCAGGACCGCGAGGAGGAGGTCGTCACCCGGCTCGCCCGGATCGGCTTCGACAAGGTCGGCGGCTACCTGCGCGAACCAGAGGGCGCCTTCCCCGCTCTGGCCGACGAGATGGAACAGGCCGGCCGCCTGACCGCCGACGAACTGCGCCGCCTGCTGGACGGCGACGAACCCCCGCTGGTCCTGGACGTGCGCAACACCGCCGAACGCGAAGAGGGCTTCATCGAGGGCTCCCTGCACATCCCGCTCGCCGAACTCGCCCGCCGCATCGACGAGACCCCGGCCGGACAGCCCCTCGTCGTCCACTGCGCGGGCGGCCACCGGTCCTCCATCGCCGCCAGTCTGCTCCGCCGGCAGGGCCGCACCGACGTCTCCGACCTGCTCGGCGGCTACGGCGCCTGGCTCGCCCTGCCCGCATCGGCCGACGCCTGATCCACCACCCGCCGGGCGGCGGTCACGGGAACCGGCCGTCGCCCACCCCCACCCGCTCCGAAGACACCAGGGAACCCGCTGATGACCACCCACGCAGACAAACCGAGGCTCGATCCCGCCACCCTGCGCGACCTCACCCGGGACGGGAAGGGCCCACGCCTGCTGGACGTGCGCACGCCCGGCGAGTTCCGCACCGCCCACATCCCCGGCTCCTACAACGTGCCCCTCGACACCCTGCGCGAGCACCGCGCCGAACTCCTCCACCACCTCGACGAGGACGTCATCCTCATCTGCCGCTCCGGCGCCCGCGCCGCCCAGGCCGAACAGTCCCTGGCCGAGGCCGGACTGCCCAACCTGCGCGTCCTCGACGGTGGCGTCATGGCGTGGGAGGCCGCCTCGGGCCCGCTCACCCGCGGTCCGGAACGCTGGGACCTGGAGCGCCAGGTACGCCTGGTCGCCGGGACTCTCGTCCTGGTGAGCGGCGTCGCTGGCCTGTTCCTGCCCGGACTGCATCTGATCGGCACGGCGGTCGGGGCCGGGCTGGCCGTCGCCGCGCTCACCAACACCTGCGCCATGGGCATGCTGCTGTCGAAGCTGCCCTACAACCGCGGCCCGCGCACCGACCTCGACACCGTCGTCGCCGCCCTGCGGGGCACGTCGTGATCGCCGCCGTCATCGCCGCATCCCTGCTCATCGGGATCAGCCTCGGCGTCCTGGGCGGCGGCGGGTCCATCCTGACCGTGCCCATCCTGATCTACCTGGCCGGAATGGAGACCAAGGAGGCCATCGCCACCTCTCTCTTCGTCGTCGGCGTCACCAGCACCGCCGGGGTCGTCTCCCATGCCCGTGCCGGACGCGTCCGCTGGCGTACGGGACTGCTGTTCGGCCTCGCCGGCATGACCGGCGCCTACGCGGGCGGACGACTGGCCGAGTTCGTGCCCGCCACCGTCCTGCTGCTCACGTTCGCGCTCATGATGATCGCCACCGCCGTCGCCATGATCCGGGGCCGCAGGCGGCAGCCGAAGCAGGTTCACCACGAACTCCCCGTGTTCCACGTCCTGTTGGAAGGCATCGTGGTGGGACTGGTGACCGGCCTGGTCGGCGCGGGCGGAGGCTTCCTGGTCGTGCCCGCGCTGGCCCTGCTGGGCGGACTGCCGATGACCGTGGCCGTCGGCACCTCACTGCTCGTCATCTCCATGAAGTCCTTCGCGGGCCTGGCCGGTTACCTCGCCAGTGTCCACATCGACTGGGGATTCGCCGCCCTCGTCACGGCGACCGCCGTCGTCGGCAGCCTGCTCGGCGGCCTTCTCGCCGGACGTGTTCCACAGGACGCACTGCGCAAGTCCTTCGGCTGGTTCGTCGCCGTCATGGGCGTGTTCGTCCTCGGCGGACAGATCGGTCCCGGCCTGCGCCACACCCTGCTGACCGGCCCCTGGACGTGGGTCTCAGTGACCACGGCGGCGGGACTCGTGCTCAGCTGGTACATGCTGCGCGGCTCCGCCGGACGAACACCGGCAGGGGGCGCGATGCCCCGGCGCCACCGGACGGCGCGAGCGGGCGGACCGCCCCGCGTCCCGTCCCCGCCGACACCGTCCGGAGCGATGGCACCACCACGTCGCCATTCGACGCGCAGGAACCCGTAGCGGCACTTGGCGACACGACAGCCCCTCCGGGAACACGGACCCTCCGGACTGCCGCTTCCTCCCTTACGGCGGCCACCCGGCCGGGGCACCCCGCATCGCGGGAGACCGGCCGCGTGCCTGCGAGCGCGGGAACAAGGCGGCCTCACCGGATGCTGCAACTGGTACCCCACCGGGTGTTCAACTCCCGGAAGCCGCACGCCGGGACATCACCGACCCGGCGAAGGAGTGTGAGAACGATGGAGACGACAGGACCTGACCGGCTCCCCACGAACGAGGACGGCTTCCTCGTGACCAGGTGCGGGCGCAGGATTGCCGTGCGCGGCCTACGGCTGGCAGCCGCGGACCGGCCCATCCGCCGGGTCACCCTGGACGTGGGCAGCGACAAGGGGGGCGAGCCGGGGGTGTGGGCGGCGCTCACCGCCGACGAGGCACGCGGCCTGGCCCACCTGCTCCTCCTGCAGGCGAGTCTGGCCGAGCGCGGTACCGAGCCCGGCGGCCCGTCACGGCAGGGCGCTCCTTCCTCCTGACTTCGCCGTCGGCCCGGGTCGTTCCAGGGGCCGCGGGTGTTCCCGGTCGCCGAGGAGTACCGGACGGAGCAGGAGCGCCGAACGCCGGACGGCCGGTGGGCGTCCCAGCGGATGGCGCCGCCTCGTCGCTCGCGCCGCACCGGCCCCGCGGGTGACGAACCATGCGGCGCCGGTGGTGCGTCGATGAGCCCGATGCCCAGTGACGCCTCCGGGGTCGGACACGAGCGGGTGGCCGGGACACCGCCCGCCGGTCGGACGGACCACTCCCTGGCAGGCTGTGGGGCAACAGCAGGTGGACGCGGGTGGACGGGAGAGCGGGTCCGGACGACCGGTCGGTTCCCTTGCGGCGCAGGCGAGTTCGTCCGCGCCCACGATGTACGGATCACCGGGCCCACCGTGCGGCTCGCACGCCGTGCCGCCCGGCAGGCAGGCAACGCGGCGCAGCAATGAGCGCTCCGGGCGGGTGCGCGGCGGGCCGCTCGCTCAGGTGTAGATGATCTGTCCGCCGGCCGCGTGCTCGTAGAACTCGCCGACCGTGATGATTCCCTGGACCTGCTCGACGAGGTCGTCCTTGTCGAGTTCGAAGAGGTCGACCGACGCCTTGCAGGCGTAGATCCCGGCGCCGGTGTCGGAGATCATCTCGATGAACTCGGGGATCGGCGGGATGTCGAGCCTGTCCATCTTGCGTTCCATGTACCGGGTGATCAGGTCCGGCACCCCCGGCATGCCGCCCAGCAGGGTCGGCAGATGCAGGCCGGGGTTGCCGACGGTGGCCAGCTTGATGTGCTCCCAGCGCTTCTTCGTGATGGCGTCCAGGCCGAAGAAGGTGAAGAACAGGTCGGCCTCGATGCCTTCGGCGCGGGCCCCGTTGGCCATGATCAGGGCCGGGTAGATCCCTTCCAGGGATCCCTTGGAGACGATGATCGAGACCTTCTCGATCGTGGCGGTGTCGGTCATGACGGCACGCTCCTTCGGGTCGGACGGGTCAGATGCAGCCGCGGGGCTTGGGGATACCGGCGATCTTCGCGGCCGTCTTCGCCGGGCCTTTGGGGAAGAGCTGGTAGAGCTCCTTGACGGTGACGCCCGACGTCTTGCCGAGCACCCGCACGGTGGGGCCGGTGCCCTTGGTGGTGTACTGCTCGCGCATGAAGCGGATGACCGTCCAATGCCGGTCGGTGAGCGCCTCGATGCCCGCCTCGCGGGCGATCTGCTCGGCCATGGGCTCGGTCCACCGGCCGGGGTCGGTGAAGAAGCCCTCGTCGTCGACAGGGACGGTCGTGTCGCCGTAGGTGGCGGTGGGCATGACGGTGCTCCTTCGGTTCAGGTTCGGACGTGGTGCTTGCCGTGCTCGGGCATCGCCGAGCCGATGCCGGGCAGTTCGCGTCCGGGCAGCAGGCTGTGCCAGTACAGCCACTCGAAGGCGAGCTTTCCGAGGTGGGCCGCGTGCGACTCCTTGAGCAGCGGCAGGCCGACGGGGCCCGGGAAATGGCCGGGCAGCGGCTCGGTGTCGTAGTTGAAGTCGATGAGCAGGGCCTTGTGGAAGCCGGTCTCGACGAAACAGTTGGCATGCCCGTCGAAGGAGGCGTCCAGCGGCCGTCCGGCGAGGAAGCTGCCGATGTTGTGCACCAGCACCTCGCCCTCGAAGTGGGCCACCGAGCCGGCCTTGGAAGCCGGCAGGCCCGCCGCGTCCCCGATGGCGAACACCTCGGGACGGTCGGGGTGTTGGAGGGTGTGCGGATCGACGGGCACGAAGTCCAGTTCGTCGCCCAGGCCCTCGGAGCGTCCGACGTACTCCGCGCCGCCGTGCAGCGGGACGACGACCGCGAGGTCGAACGGCACCTCCCGATCGTCGTACGAGACCAGCCGCCCGCCCTTGCCGTCGACCTCGCCCAGCGTGAACTCGGTGACCAGCTCGATGTCCTTCTCCGCCAACAGGCCGCCCAGCGCCTTCGCGGCGACCGGCTTGGTGAAGGCGCCGTCCAGCGGGGTGGCGTAGGTCAGTCGGACCTTGTCGCGGATGCCGCGCCGCTGGAAGTACCAGTCGGCGAGGAAGGCGAACTCCAGAGGAGCCACCGGGCACTTGAGCGGCAGGTCCGCCACGTCGATCACGACTCGACCTCCGTCGAAGCGCTCCAGGGCGTGGTGCAGGCCGACGGCGCCGGGCAGGTCGTAGAAGGTGAAGACGTTCTCGCCCCAGCCGGGACCGGTCAGCCCCTCGGTCTCCTCCGGCAGCAGCCGGGCTCCGGTGGCGACCACGAGCACGTCGTAGGACAGTCGGATGCCACCGGCCAGGTACACCGTCCGCTCGTCAAGGTCGGCTCGCTCGATCCGGGCCGACTTGTAGTCGACGCTCGCGTGCAGCTGCCGCGGGCGGGAGCGGACGAGGTGGTCCGGGCGGGCGAGCCCGAACGGGACGAACAGCAGGCCGGGCTGGTAGACGTGGTCGTCGTTCTGGTCGACGACCGTGATCCGGAGATCCCGCTCGCCGTAGTCGCGTTGCAGGCGGTTGGCCGTCAGGGTGCCGGCCGTTCCGCTTCCGAGAATCACGATGTGTTTGCCCATACCCCCACTGTCATCCGGCAGATGAGAGCGGGGCATGGGCCACTGGTCCCCACACTGGTACCCACCGGGGTATGTCTCCCCCAGCCTCTTTGCCCCTCCCTCGCCCGGCTCACCCTCCGCGAACCCGCCGATGAAATACCCAGCAGGGTATGCCTTCACGACAGCTCGGACGAGGGCCACAAGGCCCCCGCCGCACCCCGTCGGCCTCTCGATCCGCCGCGCCGTCCGCGATCGACTGGAATCCGACAGCGGTCGACACCAGCGAGAAGGACCCGGCCATGACCGCCGGCACCCGGCAGGCAGCGGCCTCTCGGCACGGACCCGCCACGCGGGCCCGGTCGGCGCCGAAGGTCCGCAGTGGAAGTGCTGGTCACGGCAGGCGCGATCCCCGATGATCGACGCCGCCCCGAACCGGGACGTACAGTACCCCTAGGGGTATTTTCGGAGGAGTCGTCGTGGAACTGCAACTTGAGGGTGCGGACCTGAAGGCCGTGCTGAACCGGCTGCGCCGGGCACAGGGTCAGATCTCCGGCGTCATCCGGATGATCGAGGACGGGCGGGACTGCGAGGAGGTCGTCACACAACTCGCCGCGGCCTCCCGCGCACTCGACCGGGCCGGGTTCGCGATCATCGCGACCGGACTGCAGCAGTGCGTGGCCGACATCGAGTCCGGCCGCAGGAACGGCGAGGACACCGACGCGATGCGCGCCCGCCTGGAGAAACTCTTCCTGTCGCTGGCCTGAGAACTCACCCCGCGACAGCCGTCACCACACCACATCTTCGAGAGTGAGCAGGTACCTCAGAAGGTACTCACCCGGGCCGGAGACTCCTGGGAATCACCTCGGTCGTGCCGCCCGCACAGCCGGACGCCCGTTCGGCCCTCGCGACGACGAGAAAGGCCTACACCATGCGCTATGACCGGACCGTGCAGCTCGAAACAGATTTCGCCACCGCCGTCGCCCGCACCCGCGACGCCCTCGCGGAGCAGGGGTTCGGCATCCTCACCGAGATCGACGTCGCCGCCACGCTCAAGGCCAAGCTCGACCACGACATGGAGGACTACGTCATCCTCGGCGCCTGCAACCCGTCACTGGCCCACCGCGCCCTGGACACCGACCGCTCGATCGGCTTGCTCCTGCCGTGCAACGTGGTCGTCCGCCGCGACGGCGACCACACCGCCGTGCAGGTCCTCGACCCGAACACGATGGTCGCGCTCACGGAACTCGACACGCTGCGCCCGGTCGCCGAAGAGGCCACCCGCCGCCTCGACGCCGCTCTCGCCTCACTCACCACACCCGGCACAGGCAACTGACCCATCGACCGGGCGCCAACCCGGGGGGCCGCCATCGACGCCGCCCGCGATGCCGGTTCCGGGCGACGGCGGCGGACACGGCGGCCCCGGTGCGTGGTCCGGGGCTGGGACACCGAGTTGTTCGGCTGCCCGCCGCCCGACGCGGACCTCCGACGGCCGGGTCGAGCGCGTCAGCCGTTGTCGCTCCCCTCACCTGTGGCGGTCTTGGAGAACCCGTCCTGCCAGGCGGCCTTCGCCCCCGAGTCGCCGATCCGGTAGACGTCCACGACCGCGCCCGCGGCCACCCCGACGGACAGCACCGCCGCCGCCACCCGGACGACCAGCGCGGACCGGGGAGACGCCGACCGGGTCCGCTGCCCTTCTGTCGCGGCCTCTGCCGCGG
The DNA window shown above is from Streptomyces sp. NBC_01451 and carries:
- a CDS encoding DsrE/DsrF/DrsH-like family protein, translated to MTDTATIEKVSIIVSKGSLEGIYPALIMANGARAEGIEADLFFTFFGLDAITKKRWEHIKLATVGNPGLHLPTLLGGMPGVPDLITRYMERKMDRLDIPPIPEFIEMISDTGAGIYACKASVDLFELDKDDLVEQVQGIITVGEFYEHAAGGQIIYT
- a CDS encoding TusE/DsrC/DsvC family sulfur relay protein translates to MPTATYGDTTVPVDDEGFFTDPGRWTEPMAEQIAREAGIEALTDRHWTVIRFMREQYTTKGTGPTVRVLGKTSGVTVKELYQLFPKGPAKTAAKIAGIPKPRGCI
- a CDS encoding rhodanese-like domain-containing protein, which encodes MTTHADKPRLDPATLRDLTRDGKGPRLLDVRTPGEFRTAHIPGSYNVPLDTLREHRAELLHHLDEDVILICRSGARAAQAEQSLAEAGLPNLRVLDGGVMAWEAASGPLTRGPERWDLERQVRLVAGTLVLVSGVAGLFLPGLHLIGTAVGAGLAVAALTNTCAMGMLLSKLPYNRGPRTDLDTVVAALRGTS
- the sqr gene encoding type III sulfide quinone reductase, selenoprotein subtype, whose translation is MGKHIVILGSGTAGTLTANRLQRDYGERDLRITVVDQNDDHVYQPGLLFVPFGLARPDHLVRSRPRQLHASVDYKSARIERADLDERTVYLAGGIRLSYDVLVVATGARLLPEETEGLTGPGWGENVFTFYDLPGAVGLHHALERFDGGRVVIDVADLPLKCPVAPLEFAFLADWYFQRRGIRDKVRLTYATPLDGAFTKPVAAKALGGLLAEKDIELVTEFTLGEVDGKGGRLVSYDDREVPFDLAVVVPLHGGAEYVGRSEGLGDELDFVPVDPHTLQHPDRPEVFAIGDAAGLPASKAGSVAHFEGEVLVHNIGSFLAGRPLDASFDGHANCFVETGFHKALLIDFNYDTEPLPGHFPGPVGLPLLKESHAAHLGKLAFEWLYWHSLLPGRELPGIGSAMPEHGKHHVRT
- a CDS encoding DUF302 domain-containing protein, with protein sequence MRYDRTVQLETDFATAVARTRDALAEQGFGILTEIDVAATLKAKLDHDMEDYVILGACNPSLAHRALDTDRSIGLLLPCNVVVRRDGDHTAVQVLDPNTMVALTELDTLRPVAEEATRRLDAALASLTTPGTGN
- a CDS encoding metal-sensitive transcriptional regulator; the protein is MELQLEGADLKAVLNRLRRAQGQISGVIRMIEDGRDCEEVVTQLAAASRALDRAGFAIIATGLQQCVADIESGRRNGEDTDAMRARLEKLFLSLA
- a CDS encoding sulfite exporter TauE/SafE family protein codes for the protein MIAAVIAASLLIGISLGVLGGGGSILTVPILIYLAGMETKEAIATSLFVVGVTSTAGVVSHARAGRVRWRTGLLFGLAGMTGAYAGGRLAEFVPATVLLLTFALMMIATAVAMIRGRRRQPKQVHHELPVFHVLLEGIVVGLVTGLVGAGGGFLVVPALALLGGLPMTVAVGTSLLVISMKSFAGLAGYLASVHIDWGFAALVTATAVVGSLLGGLLAGRVPQDALRKSFGWFVAVMGVFVLGGQIGPGLRHTLLTGPWTWVSVTTAAGLVLSWYMLRGSAGRTPAGGAMPRRHRTARAGGPPRVPSPPTPSGAMAPPRRHSTRRNP